The following are encoded in a window of Phytoactinopolyspora mesophila genomic DNA:
- a CDS encoding alpha-mannosidase — protein MHDDRTLIEDRLDRVLRERIRPAVYPRKSQLSVEAWHAPGEPVSPVTGLAADYSPASVGDPWGPPWGTTWFKFTGTVPSEWAGQTVEAVVDLGFTGGGPGFTAEGLVYLPDGSAVKGLHPRSYWLRVGEPATGNEEIHFYVEAAANPLIHGPVTPLGDTRTAGDQPLYRLVQADLAVFDETVWELCNDLDVLGELMRELPVEQPRRWEILRAIGRALDALDLHDVGGTAANARELLAPALASPAQASAHQVSAVGHAHIDSAWLWPLRETVRKVARTSSNTVNLMDDYPEFIFAMSQAQQLAWIKEHRPEVYEKVKKKIAEGRFIPVGGMWVEADTNMPGGEAMARQFVHGKRFFAEEFGIETQEVWLPDSFGYSAALPQLVKLSASRYFLTQKISWSTTNPFPHHTFRWEGIDGSRVFTHFPPVDTYNSEFTGKEMAHLVRNFRDKGSARRSLVPFGHGDGGGGATREMLARASRLRDLDGSPQVTIESPSSFFTKAEADYPDAPVWVGELYLEYHRGTYTSQVKTKQGNRRSEHLLREAELWAATAAVRTGFSYPYEQLDRIWKTVLLHQFHDILPGSSIAWVHREAADTYAAIADELNRIILDALGALAGEGDRPLVFNGAPHERSGVPAGGARVREDTGADTSVTATEQDGGWIIDNGLLRVVVDANGLVTSVVDHETGRDALVPGQPANLLQMHPDLPIQYDAWDIESYYRNTVTDLADADLVEIERSGSDVTVRAHRSTGRNGTTLVQSITLRAGSRVVDFDTTVDWHESEMLLKAAFPLDVRAEVSSSETQFGHVKRATHTNTSWEAAKFEICAHRFLHVAEPGWGVALVNDSTYGHDVTRDMRDDGGTTTTVRLSLVRAPRFPDPETDQGRHSFRYALVPAAGIGDAVREGYRINLPEHHIGGGREVQPLLAVDNDDVVVEAVKLADDGSGDVVIRLYESAGGQATARVTAGFQVGSAVPTDLLERPFEEATSGAKVTLEGDTVQLRLRPFQIVTLRLGRAAQT, from the coding sequence ATGCATGACGACCGCACACTGATCGAAGACCGGCTCGACCGGGTACTGCGTGAACGGATCCGGCCGGCTGTGTACCCGCGGAAGAGTCAACTGAGTGTCGAGGCGTGGCACGCCCCCGGTGAACCGGTTTCACCCGTCACCGGTTTGGCGGCCGACTACTCTCCCGCGTCGGTGGGCGATCCCTGGGGCCCGCCGTGGGGTACCACCTGGTTCAAGTTCACCGGCACCGTGCCGTCGGAATGGGCCGGACAGACGGTCGAGGCGGTCGTTGACCTCGGATTCACCGGTGGTGGCCCCGGATTCACCGCTGAAGGGCTCGTCTATCTGCCCGACGGCAGCGCTGTGAAGGGCCTGCATCCACGCAGCTACTGGCTGCGGGTCGGCGAGCCCGCGACCGGAAACGAGGAGATCCACTTCTACGTCGAGGCCGCGGCGAACCCGCTCATTCATGGCCCGGTCACGCCGCTCGGGGACACCAGGACCGCCGGAGACCAGCCGCTGTATCGCCTGGTCCAGGCTGATCTGGCCGTCTTCGACGAAACCGTCTGGGAGCTGTGCAACGACCTCGACGTGCTTGGGGAGCTGATGCGCGAACTTCCGGTCGAGCAGCCGCGGCGCTGGGAAATCCTGCGCGCCATCGGTCGGGCGCTGGACGCACTCGACCTGCACGACGTCGGCGGCACCGCCGCGAACGCCCGGGAGCTCCTCGCGCCGGCACTCGCCAGCCCGGCACAGGCGTCGGCACACCAGGTCAGTGCGGTCGGGCATGCGCACATCGACTCGGCGTGGCTGTGGCCGTTGCGGGAGACGGTGCGCAAGGTGGCCCGTACCTCGTCCAACACGGTCAACCTGATGGACGACTACCCCGAGTTCATCTTCGCCATGTCCCAGGCACAGCAGCTGGCGTGGATCAAGGAGCACCGTCCAGAGGTTTACGAGAAAGTCAAGAAGAAGATTGCCGAAGGCCGGTTCATCCCGGTGGGCGGCATGTGGGTCGAAGCAGACACGAACATGCCAGGCGGCGAGGCGATGGCCCGCCAGTTCGTGCACGGCAAGCGATTCTTCGCCGAGGAATTCGGCATCGAGACACAGGAAGTGTGGCTGCCGGACTCCTTCGGCTACTCCGCGGCACTCCCCCAGCTGGTGAAGCTCTCCGCGTCCCGGTACTTCCTCACCCAGAAGATCTCCTGGTCAACCACCAATCCCTTCCCGCACCACACGTTCCGCTGGGAAGGCATCGACGGGTCCCGCGTCTTCACCCACTTCCCGCCGGTGGACACCTACAACAGCGAGTTCACCGGCAAGGAGATGGCCCACCTGGTACGCAATTTCCGGGACAAGGGTTCGGCACGACGCTCTCTGGTCCCGTTCGGGCACGGCGACGGCGGAGGCGGCGCCACCCGGGAGATGCTCGCCCGGGCCTCCCGTTTGCGCGACCTCGACGGCTCGCCCCAGGTGACCATCGAGTCGCCGTCGTCGTTCTTCACCAAGGCCGAAGCCGACTATCCGGATGCGCCTGTGTGGGTGGGCGAGCTGTACCTGGAGTACCACCGCGGAACGTACACGTCGCAGGTCAAGACCAAACAGGGCAACCGCCGCAGCGAACATCTGCTGCGCGAGGCCGAGCTCTGGGCCGCCACCGCCGCCGTGCGCACCGGGTTCAGCTACCCGTACGAGCAACTGGACCGGATCTGGAAGACCGTGCTGCTCCACCAGTTCCATGACATCCTGCCCGGATCGTCCATCGCCTGGGTGCACCGGGAGGCGGCCGACACCTACGCCGCCATCGCCGACGAACTCAACCGCATCATCCTCGATGCGCTGGGCGCGCTGGCCGGCGAGGGCGACCGGCCTCTGGTGTTCAACGGCGCACCACACGAACGCTCAGGCGTCCCTGCCGGCGGCGCCCGGGTACGCGAAGACACCGGCGCCGACACCTCGGTCACGGCGACCGAGCAGGATGGCGGCTGGATCATCGACAACGGGCTGCTGCGCGTCGTCGTCGACGCCAACGGCCTGGTGACCTCCGTCGTCGACCACGAAACCGGACGTGACGCCCTCGTCCCCGGGCAGCCGGCCAACCTGCTGCAGATGCATCCCGATCTGCCGATCCAGTACGACGCCTGGGACATCGAGTCTTACTATCGCAACACCGTCACCGACCTGGCTGACGCCGATCTCGTGGAGATCGAGCGGTCCGGATCCGACGTCACTGTTCGGGCCCACCGCAGCACCGGCCGCAACGGGACCACCCTGGTGCAGTCCATCACCCTGCGTGCGGGCAGCCGCGTCGTCGACTTCGACACAACGGTCGACTGGCACGAGTCGGAGATGCTGCTCAAGGCCGCGTTCCCGCTGGACGTGCGCGCCGAGGTGTCGTCGTCGGAAACCCAGTTCGGGCATGTCAAGCGCGCCACACACACCAACACGTCGTGGGAGGCGGCCAAGTTCGAGATCTGTGCACACCGGTTCCTGCACGTAGCCGAGCCAGGCTGGGGGGTCGCGCTGGTCAACGACTCCACCTACGGGCACGACGTCACCCGCGACATGCGTGACGACGGCGGGACCACCACCACGGTGCGGTTGTCGCTCGTGCGTGCCCCCCGGTTCCCCGACCCGGAGACCGACCAGGGCCGGCACTCGTTCCGGTATGCGCTGGTTCCCGCGGCCGGCATCGGCGACGCCGTGCGCGAGGGGTACCGGATCAATCTGCCTGAGCACCACATCGGCGGGGGCCGCGAGGTCCAGCCGCTGCTGGCGGTGGACAACGACGACGTCGTGGTCGAGGCGGTCAAGCTGGCCGACGACGGCTCCGGCGACGTCGTCATCCGGCTCTACGAGTCCGCAGGTGGTCAGGCGACTGCTCGGGTGACAGCTGGGTTCCAGGTCGGATCCGCCGTGCCGACCGATCTGCTGGAACGGCCCTTCGAAGAAGCGACCAGCGGAGCGAAAGTGACGCTCGAGGGCGACACCGTGCAGCTCCGGCTGCGCCCATTCCAGATCGTCACCCTGAGGCTGGGCCGGGCCGCACAGACCTGA
- a CDS encoding helix-turn-helix domain-containing protein — MRQLLWFDRHAQGRPYHAARVHFGPRAPTSGLHGHADFYEFMGVTSGAGEHLRPDGRHLLSAGDIVLVRPRDQHAFAGLSPDGLEFINVAFPATAWRQFLELAGADPSHGWEHQADPVVFSSPEGVAGSAHQAFETALERFYGRPSKLDLVRFWTDVLAVVAQPGDDDSWSAAGRWPVWLTDSCSAMRREENLRGGVARLVDLCNVSPAHLSRTMRVCAGTTPTRFVTGLRLERAASLLATTADSVTSIAHRCGFSSQSYFTRCFRDVYELTPREFRREAQRAFVP; from the coding sequence GTGCGCCAGCTACTGTGGTTCGACCGGCATGCCCAGGGCCGCCCGTATCACGCCGCGCGGGTGCACTTCGGCCCCCGCGCCCCGACGTCGGGCCTGCATGGTCACGCCGACTTCTATGAGTTCATGGGCGTGACGTCCGGGGCTGGGGAGCACCTGCGCCCGGACGGACGGCACTTGCTCAGCGCTGGCGACATCGTGCTGGTACGTCCGCGGGATCAGCACGCGTTCGCCGGGTTGTCGCCCGATGGACTCGAGTTCATCAACGTGGCGTTTCCGGCGACGGCATGGCGGCAGTTTCTGGAACTGGCCGGGGCCGACCCGAGCCATGGCTGGGAGCACCAGGCCGATCCTGTTGTCTTCAGTTCGCCCGAGGGCGTGGCAGGTTCGGCTCATCAAGCGTTCGAGACCGCGCTGGAGCGGTTCTACGGGCGGCCCAGCAAGCTGGATCTGGTGCGGTTCTGGACGGACGTGCTCGCCGTGGTTGCGCAGCCAGGCGACGATGACTCGTGGTCCGCGGCCGGCCGCTGGCCGGTGTGGCTCACCGATTCCTGCTCGGCGATGCGCCGCGAGGAGAACCTGCGTGGCGGTGTTGCCCGCCTGGTGGATCTGTGCAACGTCAGCCCGGCGCATCTGTCCCGGACCATGCGCGTCTGCGCGGGGACCACGCCCACGCGCTTCGTGACCGGTCTCCGGCTGGAGCGGGCGGCGTCGTTGCTGGCCACTACCGCCGATTCAGTGACGTCGATCGCCCATCGGTGCGGCTTCTCCAGTCAGTCCTATTTCACACGTTGTTTCCGGGACGTGTATGAGCTGACACCGCGGGAGTTCCGCCGCGAGGCACAGCGCGCGTTTGTCCCGTAG
- a CDS encoding phytanoyl-CoA dioxygenase family protein — protein sequence MVNEAPSSYSHQADRPVTAAERERVRSDFQRDGYVVFRNVVDADLIKEMNGHVEWLQRRHPEVRPEQLGHTYLRDDPFWVHVVSDQRLLQVAETFIGHDIALFASHYISKPPFSGQPVLWHQDAAFWPLEPMDVVTLWLAVDHSTPENGCVRVVPGSHTWDVAEMTENTQVESVLGKEIAVDVDETQALDMVLAPGDVEVHHPNIVHGSTANTSPHRRCGLTIRYIPTTTKIIAAEQPYPSAFHLQGDPGVNVYQPRPRYNPGRHYEFSAATRWT from the coding sequence ATGGTCAACGAGGCACCATCCAGCTACTCCCACCAGGCCGATCGCCCTGTGACCGCGGCGGAACGTGAACGTGTGCGCAGCGATTTCCAACGCGATGGCTACGTCGTATTCCGGAACGTCGTGGATGCTGACCTCATCAAGGAAATGAACGGACATGTCGAGTGGCTCCAACGCCGCCACCCGGAAGTGCGGCCGGAGCAGCTGGGGCACACCTACCTGCGCGACGATCCGTTCTGGGTTCACGTGGTCAGCGACCAGCGTCTGCTCCAGGTCGCCGAAACGTTCATCGGCCACGACATCGCGCTATTCGCATCGCATTACATCTCCAAGCCGCCGTTCTCGGGGCAACCGGTGCTCTGGCACCAGGACGCTGCCTTCTGGCCGCTGGAGCCGATGGATGTCGTCACGTTGTGGCTCGCCGTGGACCACTCCACGCCCGAGAACGGATGTGTACGAGTCGTACCTGGATCACACACCTGGGATGTCGCCGAAATGACTGAGAACACGCAGGTGGAGAGTGTGCTCGGCAAAGAGATCGCGGTGGACGTCGACGAGACGCAGGCGCTGGATATGGTGCTGGCTCCAGGAGACGTCGAGGTGCACCACCCGAACATCGTCCATGGCAGCACCGCCAACACCTCCCCGCACCGACGATGCGGGCTCACCATCCGCTACATCCCGACCACGACGAAGATCATCGCTGCCGAACAGCCGTATCCAAGCGCATTTCACCTGCAAGGGGATCCAGGCGTCAACGTCTACCAGCCTCGGCCGCGGTACAACCCCGGCCGCCACTACGAGTTCAGCGCCGCCACCCGCTGGACCTGA
- the ybaK gene encoding Cys-tRNA(Pro) deacylase, producing the protein MSKKKQAGRGTPATVMLQRSGTPHTVHPYEHNPDAESYGLEAAHALGVPPERVFKTLLADVDGGRLVVGIVPVSGSLDLKSLASAVGGKRATMADIADAERVTGYVAGGISPLGQRKRLPTVIDDTATAYETIYVSGGRRGLDIELAPAQLIELTGATTAQIARPGFAS; encoded by the coding sequence ATGAGCAAGAAGAAGCAGGCCGGCAGGGGCACACCGGCTACCGTCATGCTGCAACGCTCCGGTACTCCACACACGGTGCATCCGTATGAGCACAACCCGGACGCCGAGTCGTACGGATTGGAAGCCGCCCATGCTCTCGGTGTGCCTCCGGAGCGTGTGTTCAAGACGCTGCTGGCCGATGTCGACGGCGGGCGGCTCGTCGTCGGAATCGTGCCGGTATCCGGCTCGCTGGATCTCAAGTCGCTGGCCAGCGCCGTCGGCGGTAAACGCGCCACCATGGCCGACATCGCCGACGCCGAGCGGGTCACCGGTTATGTGGCCGGTGGGATCAGTCCGCTGGGCCAACGCAAGCGCCTGCCGACGGTGATCGACGACACCGCGACCGCCTACGAGACCATCTACGTCTCGGGTGGGCGCCGGGGCCTGGACATCGAACTGGCGCCGGCGCAACTCATCGAGCTCACCGGGGCAACGACCGCTCAGATCGCTCGACCAGGCTTTGCCAGCTGA
- a CDS encoding ion transporter: protein MTDRATGLLDRPTSQQPPSRTHRQRVAAFVESKGFQRLIVSLIVLNAAVLGLETYDEVTARWDWLLSPLNRFIIAVFVAEIALRIFAHGRSFFRSGWGLFDLFVVTLALIPASGDAAVLRVLRVLRVLRLLSTVRSMRRVVGALVTAIPGIASIGALLVILYYVGIVMATNLFSGISPEHFGNLGQTATSMFRIMIGDGGLGDIVEPIGREQPAAWLFFLIFVVVTTFVVLNLFIAVTVEALDRQRENESRDDDTSSSGPDREDQLLEAIKDLQRQVSSLERRLDGPGNPQQ from the coding sequence ATGACCGACCGGGCGACCGGGTTACTCGACCGCCCAACGTCCCAGCAGCCACCTTCGCGCACCCACCGGCAACGAGTCGCGGCCTTCGTCGAGTCCAAAGGCTTCCAGCGGCTGATCGTCTCCCTTATCGTGCTCAATGCCGCTGTGCTGGGCCTGGAGACCTATGACGAGGTCACAGCACGCTGGGATTGGCTGCTGAGCCCGCTCAACCGTTTCATCATTGCGGTGTTCGTGGCCGAGATCGCCTTGCGGATCTTTGCCCACGGCCGCTCCTTCTTCCGCTCCGGCTGGGGCTTGTTCGACCTGTTCGTCGTCACGCTCGCGCTGATACCAGCCTCCGGAGACGCCGCCGTCCTGCGGGTATTGCGGGTCTTGCGGGTTCTGCGGTTGCTCTCCACGGTGCGGTCGATGCGGCGGGTCGTCGGCGCGCTGGTGACAGCCATTCCTGGCATAGCTTCGATCGGAGCTCTGCTGGTGATCCTGTACTACGTCGGGATCGTCATGGCCACCAACCTGTTCAGCGGGATCTCACCGGAACACTTCGGCAACCTTGGCCAGACCGCCACCTCCATGTTCCGCATCATGATCGGCGACGGCGGCCTCGGTGACATCGTCGAGCCGATCGGGCGGGAACAACCAGCGGCGTGGCTGTTCTTCCTCATCTTCGTCGTCGTCACCACCTTTGTGGTTCTCAACCTTTTCATCGCCGTCACGGTCGAGGCGCTGGACCGGCAGAGAGAGAACGAATCGCGCGACGACGACACTTCCAGCTCAGGCCCGGACCGCGAGGACCAGCTCCTCGAGGCGATCAAGGACCTGCAGCGCCAAGTCAGCTCACTGGAACGCCGCCTGGACGGCCCCGGCAATCCCCAGCAATAG